A stretch of Enterobacter cloacae complex sp. ECNIH7 DNA encodes these proteins:
- a CDS encoding glutathione-independent formaldehyde dehydrogenase encodes MKAVIYNGPYDVKVKDVPDAKIVRPTDVLVRITTTNICGSDLHMYEGRTSFEQGRILGHENLGEVVEIGSGVERIKVGDYVCLPFNVGCGFCENCEKGLTGFCLTTNPGSAGAAYGFAEMGPWEGGQAELLRVPFADFNCLVLPPDAAEKEDDYVMLSDIFPTGWHATELAGLKPGESVAIYGAGPVGLMAAHSAIIKGASQVFVVDTHTDRLALAEKMGATGINATGDEAVQKILDLTDGRGTDCGCECVGYQCCNKHGHEDNSVTMNSLVASTKATGGIGVVGVFIPQDPGAESELAREGKMPFDFGSFWFKGQAIRTGQANVKAYNRQLSRLIHHDKASPGKIISHRLSLEEAPAGYKHFDERDEGWTKVILKP; translated from the coding sequence ATGAAAGCAGTAATTTACAACGGTCCTTATGATGTAAAAGTAAAAGACGTACCGGATGCGAAAATTGTCCGCCCCACGGATGTACTCGTCCGCATCACCACCACCAACATTTGTGGGTCGGACTTGCACATGTATGAGGGCCGGACCAGCTTTGAACAGGGACGGATTCTGGGTCACGAAAACCTGGGTGAAGTGGTCGAAATTGGCTCAGGCGTTGAACGTATTAAGGTGGGCGACTATGTTTGTCTGCCGTTTAACGTGGGATGTGGTTTTTGCGAAAACTGTGAAAAAGGTCTGACCGGCTTTTGTCTCACTACCAATCCGGGTTCGGCAGGCGCAGCTTATGGTTTTGCTGAAATGGGTCCCTGGGAGGGGGGGCAGGCGGAACTGCTTCGGGTGCCATTTGCCGACTTTAACTGCCTTGTTCTTCCCCCTGATGCGGCAGAAAAAGAAGATGATTATGTGATGCTCTCTGACATTTTTCCTACCGGCTGGCATGCAACAGAACTTGCCGGATTGAAGCCTGGTGAAAGCGTGGCCATTTATGGCGCGGGGCCGGTCGGTTTGATGGCAGCTCATTCGGCGATCATTAAAGGTGCTTCACAGGTGTTTGTGGTTGATACGCACACAGACCGGTTGGCTCTGGCTGAAAAAATGGGGGCGACGGGCATCAATGCTACTGGCGATGAAGCTGTACAAAAAATTCTCGACCTGACGGATGGACGCGGTACGGATTGTGGCTGCGAATGTGTTGGCTATCAGTGCTGTAACAAACATGGCCATGAAGATAACTCTGTCACCATGAACAGTCTTGTTGCGTCGACGAAAGCAACCGGGGGAATTGGTGTGGTTGGCGTCTTTATTCCTCAGGATCCGGGGGCTGAATCGGAGCTTGCCAGAGAGGGTAAGATGCCATTTGATTTTGGGAGTTTCTGGTTTAAAGGACAGGCAATCCGTACCGGCCAGGCGAACGTTAAGGCCTATAACCGTCAGCTGTCTCGCCTCATCCATCACGATAAAGCCAGTCCGGGCAAAATAATTTCTCATCGTCTTTCGCTTGAAGAGGCTCCTGCCGGATATAAGCACTTCGATGAGCGGGATGAAGGATGGACGAAGGTTATCCTTAAGCCTTAA
- a CDS encoding IS3 family transposase (programmed frameshift) has protein sequence MGTPRFTPEFKEEAVRQITERGYSVAEVSDRLGVSAHSLYKWLRAIKPDNSEQHARDLLEAKSEILKLRAQLKRTEEERDILKKGRAVLCKGARLKYRFINEHRTVWGVMTMCRVLNVARAGFYAWLHNPVSARDKDNQRLLMLIRDSYSLSGGVYGYRRVHGDLNEIGETCGKNRVGRIMQQNRIKAVRGYKAPRRIAGRPSVVAPNRVQRQFTVVRANQVWVTDITYIRTWQGWLYLAVVIDLFARNVVGWSMKPTLSRELALDALMMAVWRRKPDGEVIVHSDQGSQYGSDDWQRFCRANNLAPSMSRRGNCWDNAVAESFFSSLKKERIRKRIYKTRDLARADIFDYIEVFYNRARRHSHLGGLSPEAFEQASS, from the exons ATGGGCACACCACGATTTACACCTGAATTTAAGGAAGAAGCCGTCCGTCAGATAACAGAACGCGGTTATTCCGTTGCCGAAGTATCCGACCGTCTGGGCGTTTCTGCACACAGCCTCTACAAGTGGCTACGGGCTATCAAACCTGATAACAGCGAACAGCATGCCCGGGATTTACTGGAAGCCAAAAGCGAGATCCTGAAACTCCGGGCGCAGCTAAAACGCACCGAAGAAGAACGGGATATCCTGA AAAAAGGCCGCGCGGTACTTTGCAAGGGAGCCCGACTGAAGTACCGCTTTATCAATGAACACCGCACTGTATGGGGTGTGATGACGATGTGTCGGGTACTGAATGTCGCCCGGGCCGGGTTCTATGCGTGGCTGCACAACCCGGTCTCGGCGCGTGATAAAGATAACCAGCGTCTGCTGATGCTTATCCGCGACTCATATTCACTGAGCGGAGGCGTATACGGTTACCGGCGGGTTCATGGCGACCTGAACGAAATCGGGGAAACCTGCGGCAAAAACCGGGTGGGTCGTATTATGCAACAAAACCGGATCAAAGCCGTACGCGGCTATAAAGCGCCGCGTCGTATCGCCGGCCGGCCTTCAGTGGTTGCCCCTAATCGCGTGCAACGGCAGTTTACTGTTGTCCGGGCCAATCAGGTCTGGGTCACAGATATTACTTATATCCGCACCTGGCAGGGCTGGCTGTATCTGGCGGTGGTTATCGATCTCTTCGCCCGTAATGTGGTCGGCTGGTCGATGAAGCCCACTCTCTCACGCGAACTGGCACTCGACGCGCTGATGATGGCCGTCTGGCGGCGAAAACCGGACGGCGAGGTCATCGTGCACTCAGACCAGGGCAGCCAGTACGGCAGTGACGACTGGCAGCGCTTCTGCCGGGCTAATAACCTGGCCCCGAGCATGAGCAGGCGTGGCAACTGCTGGGATAATGCGGTGGCCGAATCGTTCTTCAGTTCGCTGAAAAAAGAGCGGATCAGAAAACGCATCTATAAAACCCGGGATCTGGCCCGGGCCGATATCTTCGATTACATTGAAGTGTTCTACAACCGGGCCCGGCGCCACAGTCACCTCGGCGGCCTCAGTCCGGAGGCCTTCGAACAGGCCTCATCGTGA
- a CDS encoding tyrosine-type recombinase/integrase, with protein MRIITNIHARYGRVSKLDATEPKLKFEPGFLYAEIPYISGIQNRKLSRYVHFYLMDKAILQARDLKPLARAFLRWIRWLEDNGLDPFTPGTLKYQSPTYGFREYLLGAVRQGRIASSTAAVYISVIRRFYVFLGKCGELAASSFFTLVEKVVDGRRKVISSDLAIRITSTTKRTINPLNDAEVHILDEALKSESGLFSLMIVLMKNCGLRLDEMLTLPSSLFTEEYLASVPVSELTIRGLHIGPRCGVHTKFGMTRELFITRRLYEQVLDYLADEEYEKKIQKWRARQGGEGRHEPLFLMANGKRMSEKAFYSRWYSFRHRLARSAPGNVFRHKPHDLRATFATHFLRSALSCYPDQAANALGTVKYWMGHKSENTTMKYIVFLQQNQISDAVAGVMDALIDGAAGRDGAIYEPE; from the coding sequence GTGAGGATAATCACTAACATTCATGCGCGTTATGGGCGTGTCAGCAAACTGGATGCAACAGAGCCGAAACTGAAATTTGAACCCGGATTTCTGTATGCTGAAATACCTTATATTAGCGGCATCCAGAATCGAAAACTGAGCCGATATGTACACTTTTATCTTATGGATAAAGCTATCCTGCAGGCCAGGGATTTAAAGCCTTTAGCCCGGGCATTTTTACGCTGGATAAGGTGGCTGGAGGATAACGGACTTGACCCTTTCACCCCGGGAACGTTGAAATACCAAAGCCCTACATATGGCTTCAGGGAGTATCTTCTGGGGGCCGTAAGGCAGGGGCGCATCGCCTCATCCACCGCGGCGGTGTACATCAGCGTTATCCGACGGTTTTACGTATTTCTGGGCAAGTGTGGTGAGCTGGCTGCCAGCTCATTTTTTACGTTGGTCGAAAAAGTCGTTGACGGGCGACGCAAGGTGATAAGTTCGGATCTTGCCATCAGGATAACCAGCACAACAAAAAGGACAATCAACCCACTGAATGATGCAGAGGTTCATATCCTGGATGAGGCACTGAAATCTGAGTCCGGGTTGTTCAGTTTAATGATTGTGCTGATGAAAAATTGTGGGCTACGGCTGGATGAAATGCTGACCCTGCCGTCGTCACTCTTTACTGAAGAGTACCTTGCCAGTGTCCCTGTATCTGAGTTGACCATCAGGGGGCTTCATATTGGTCCGAGATGCGGAGTTCATACGAAGTTTGGGATGACGCGAGAACTCTTCATCACCAGACGATTGTACGAGCAGGTTCTGGATTATCTGGCGGATGAGGAGTATGAAAAGAAGATCCAAAAATGGCGTGCACGACAGGGTGGGGAAGGGCGGCACGAGCCTTTATTTTTAATGGCAAACGGGAAACGGATGTCTGAAAAAGCCTTTTACTCCCGCTGGTACAGTTTTCGCCATCGCCTGGCCCGGTCTGCTCCGGGAAATGTGTTCAGACATAAACCCCATGATTTGCGGGCAACGTTTGCGACCCATTTTTTACGCTCGGCACTGAGTTGCTATCCCGATCAGGCCGCAAATGCGCTGGGTACAGTAAAATACTGGATGGGCCATAAAAGCGAAAATACGACGATGAAATACATCGTCTTTCTTCAGCAAAACCAGATTTCTGATGCAGTCGCCGGGGTCATGGACGCATTGATTGACGGTGCTGCAGGTCGCGATGGAGCCATATATGAGCCGGAGTGA
- a CDS encoding TrkH family potassium uptake protein, producing MKPNDSLHISQLRVVLHLCGFLVLLYSLSMLPPMVIALLNKERTYFAFLTTFLTFFTLGGLTWRATRHAGIQLRTRDGFVIIVLFWLLFSFISAMPLWMDDGLRLSFADALFEGVSGITTTGATVIGDVSALPKSYLYYRAQLNFIGGLGVIVLAVAVLPLLGIGGMKLYQSEMPGPFKEERLTPRLADTARTLWVTYFALGVACTLAYWLAGMSFFDALCHGLSTVSLGGFSTRSESIGFYDSHAIELVAGAFSLLSAFNFTLWYVAIVRRTLKPIRRSPEVKFFLSAAAVIIVITAWQVWHAGMYNATDSLVHAFFLASSMMTDNGLSTADYAQWPAHTIFLLLSASFFGGCVGSTCGGIKALRFLIMFKQSIQEMNQLAHPRALLSIKVGKSVVNERVLRSVWSFFFLYVMITGFFVWSLNLMGYDLFTAFATVAACINNMGLGFGETASTFGTLTEGAKLLMCAAMILGRLEIYPVLILFSRFFWRA from the coding sequence GTGAAGCCCAACGATTCGTTACATATATCCCAGCTGCGGGTTGTCCTTCACCTCTGCGGTTTTCTGGTTCTGCTGTACAGCCTTTCCATGCTGCCGCCGATGGTTATCGCCCTGCTGAATAAAGAGCGGACCTACTTTGCCTTTCTGACCACCTTTTTAACCTTTTTTACTCTCGGAGGGTTAACCTGGCGGGCAACCCGTCACGCTGGCATACAGCTGCGCACCCGCGACGGGTTTGTGATTATCGTGCTGTTCTGGCTGCTGTTTTCATTCATTAGCGCCATGCCGCTCTGGATGGATGACGGGCTACGGCTCTCCTTTGCCGACGCGCTCTTTGAAGGGGTTTCCGGGATCACCACCACCGGGGCAACGGTGATCGGGGACGTCAGCGCCCTGCCTAAGTCGTACCTTTATTACCGCGCACAGCTGAATTTCATTGGCGGGTTAGGCGTCATCGTGCTGGCCGTCGCGGTCCTGCCGCTGCTGGGCATTGGTGGCATGAAGCTCTATCAGTCAGAGATGCCGGGGCCGTTCAAGGAGGAGCGTCTGACTCCCCGCCTTGCCGATACCGCGCGCACGCTGTGGGTGACCTACTTCGCGCTGGGCGTGGCCTGCACCCTGGCCTACTGGCTGGCGGGAATGTCATTTTTTGACGCCCTTTGTCACGGGCTGTCGACCGTGTCGCTGGGCGGGTTCTCCACCCGCAGCGAAAGCATTGGGTTTTATGACAGCCACGCGATTGAGCTGGTCGCCGGGGCGTTTTCACTGCTCTCCGCGTTCAACTTCACCCTCTGGTACGTCGCCATTGTCAGACGCACCCTGAAACCGATTCGCCGCAGCCCGGAGGTTAAATTCTTTCTGAGCGCCGCCGCGGTGATTATTGTCATCACCGCCTGGCAGGTCTGGCATGCCGGGATGTACAACGCTACGGATAGCCTGGTGCACGCCTTCTTCCTTGCCAGTTCGATGATGACCGATAACGGCCTTTCGACCGCCGACTATGCCCAATGGCCCGCACACACCATCTTCCTGCTGTTGAGCGCCAGCTTTTTTGGCGGCTGCGTAGGCTCGACCTGCGGCGGGATCAAAGCCCTGCGTTTTCTCATTATGTTCAAGCAGAGTATTCAGGAGATGAACCAGCTGGCGCATCCGAGAGCGCTGCTGAGCATTAAGGTGGGCAAAAGCGTGGTGAATGAACGCGTCCTGCGCTCGGTATGGAGCTTCTTTTTTCTCTACGTCATGATCACGGGCTTTTTTGTCTGGTCGCTCAATCTGATGGGCTACGACCTGTTCACCGCATTCGCAACGGTCGCCGCCTGCATCAACAACATGGGGCTGGGGTTTGGGGAGACGGCGTCGACGTTTGGCACGTTAACAGAGGGGGCAAAACTGCTGATGTGCGCGGCGATGATCTTAGGGCGTCTGGAAATTTACCCGGTGCTGATTCTGTTCTCGCGCTTTTTCTGGCGGGCATAA
- the ftsP gene encoding cell division protein FtsP — MSLSRRQFIQASGIALCAGAMPLTASAAGQQQPLPIPPLIESRRGQPLFLTLQRSHWSFTQGTRAPVWGINGRYLGPTIRVWNGDDVKLIYSNRTPENVAMTISGLQVPGPLIGGAARMMSPSADWAPVLPIRQSAATLWYHANTPNRTAQQVYNGLAGMWLVEDEVSKSLPIPNHYGVDDFPIIIQDKRLDNFGTPEYSEPGSGGFVGDTLLVNGAQSPYVEVSRGWVRLRLLNASNSRRYQLQMSDGRPLHVISGDQGFLPAPVSVKQLALSPGERREVLIDMTNGDEVSVTCGEAASIVDRIRGFFEPSSILVSTLVLTLRPTGLLPLVTDSLPMRLLPQEIMSGSPVRSRDISLGDDPGINGALWDVNRIDITAQQGTWERWTVRSDMPQSFHIEGVAFLIRNVNGAMPFPEDRGWKDTVWVDGQVELLVYYGQPSWPHFPFLFHSQTLEMMDRGSVGQMLINPAP, encoded by the coding sequence ATGTCACTCAGTCGGCGTCAGTTTATTCAGGCTTCCGGGATCGCCCTTTGTGCGGGTGCGATGCCGCTGACAGCCAGCGCCGCCGGGCAGCAACAGCCGCTGCCTATTCCGCCATTAATTGAATCTCGTCGCGGTCAGCCGCTTTTCCTGACGCTGCAGCGCAGCCACTGGTCCTTCACCCAGGGAACGCGCGCGCCGGTCTGGGGCATTAACGGACGTTACCTTGGGCCGACCATACGCGTGTGGAATGGCGATGACGTAAAGCTCATCTACAGTAACCGCACCCCTGAAAATGTTGCCATGACCATCAGCGGCCTACAGGTGCCCGGCCCGTTGATTGGCGGCGCGGCGCGAATGATGTCACCCAGCGCCGACTGGGCGCCGGTTCTGCCGATTCGCCAGAGCGCGGCCACCCTGTGGTATCACGCCAACACGCCTAACCGTACGGCGCAGCAGGTTTATAACGGCCTGGCAGGAATGTGGCTGGTGGAAGATGAGGTCAGCAAATCCCTGCCGATCCCGAACCACTACGGCGTGGATGACTTCCCGATTATCATCCAGGACAAGCGTCTGGATAATTTCGGTACGCCGGAATACAGCGAGCCGGGCAGCGGTGGCTTCGTCGGCGATACGCTGTTGGTCAACGGCGCGCAAAGCCCGTATGTCGAGGTCTCGCGCGGCTGGGTGCGCCTGCGCCTGCTCAACGCGTCCAACTCGCGCCGCTATCAGCTGCAAATGAGCGATGGCCGTCCGCTGCACGTGATCTCCGGCGACCAGGGCTTTTTACCGGCCCCGGTGTCCGTCAAACAGCTGGCGCTCTCGCCGGGAGAACGTCGTGAAGTTCTCATTGATATGACCAACGGGGATGAAGTGTCTGTCACCTGCGGTGAAGCGGCCAGCATTGTGGACCGCATTCGCGGGTTCTTTGAACCGTCGAGCATTCTTGTCTCGACCCTGGTGCTGACCCTGCGCCCGACCGGTCTGCTGCCGCTGGTGACCGATAGCCTGCCAATGCGCCTGCTGCCGCAGGAGATCATGAGCGGCTCGCCGGTGCGCAGCCGTGATATCAGCCTGGGCGATGACCCGGGCATCAACGGCGCGCTGTGGGACGTCAACCGCATCGACATTACCGCGCAGCAGGGCACCTGGGAGCGCTGGACGGTCCGTTCAGATATGCCGCAGTCGTTCCATATTGAAGGGGTGGCATTCCTGATCCGCAACGTCAACGGTGCGATGCCGTTCCCGGAAGACCGCGGCTGGAAAGATACCGTCTGGGTGGACGGTCAGGTTGAACTGCTTGTCTACTATGGTCAGCCTTCGTGGCCGCACTTCCCGTTCCTGTTCCACAGCCAGACGCTGGAGATGATGGACAGGGGCTCCGTGGGGCAGATGCTGATCAACCCTGCGCCATAA
- the plsC gene encoding 1-acylglycerol-3-phosphate O-acyltransferase: MLYIVRLILTVIYCILVCIFGSIYCLFSPRNPKHVATFGHMFGRLAPLFGLKVEKRLPEGAENFGNAIYIANHQNNYDMVTAANIVLPPTVTVGKKSLLWIPFFGQLYWLTGNLLIDRNNRAKAHSTIAEVVNHFKKRKISIWMFPEGTRSRGRGLLPFKTGAFHAAIAAGVPIIPVCVSNTSNKINLNRLNNGLVIVEMLPPVDTSKYGKDQVRELAAHCRELMAQHIAQLDKEVAEREAAGKI; encoded by the coding sequence ATGCTATATATTGTTCGTCTTATTCTTACCGTAATCTACTGCATTCTGGTCTGTATTTTCGGCTCTATTTATTGCCTTTTCAGCCCGCGTAATCCGAAGCATGTTGCCACCTTTGGCCATATGTTCGGTCGTCTTGCGCCGCTGTTTGGTCTGAAGGTTGAAAAACGTCTGCCTGAAGGGGCGGAGAATTTCGGTAACGCCATCTATATCGCCAACCATCAGAACAATTACGATATGGTGACCGCCGCAAATATCGTGCTTCCACCGACCGTGACGGTGGGAAAAAAAAGCCTGCTGTGGATCCCGTTTTTTGGCCAGCTGTACTGGCTGACCGGTAACCTGCTGATCGACCGTAACAACCGCGCGAAAGCGCACAGCACCATTGCGGAAGTGGTGAATCATTTTAAAAAGCGCAAAATCTCAATCTGGATGTTCCCGGAAGGAACGCGCAGCCGCGGCCGCGGCCTGCTGCCGTTTAAAACCGGGGCGTTTCATGCCGCAATTGCGGCAGGTGTTCCAATTATTCCTGTGTGCGTTTCCAATACTTCGAATAAGATTAATCTTAACCGCCTGAATAACGGGCTGGTGATTGTCGAAATGCTGCCACCCGTCGATACCAGCAAATACGGTAAAGACCAGGTGCGCGAGCTGGCAGCGCACTGCCGTGAGCTGATGGCTCAGCATATTGCGCAGCTCGACAAAGAAGTCGCAGAGAGAGAAGCCGCCGGTAAGATTTAA
- the parC gene encoding DNA topoisomerase IV subunit A gives MSDMAERLALHEFTENAYLNYSMYVIMDRALPFIGDGLKPVQRRIVYAMSELGLNATAKFKKSARTVGDVLGKYHPHGDSACYEAMVLMAQPFSYRYPLVDGQGNWGAPDDPKSFAAMRYTESRLSKYAEVLLGELGQGTVDWVPNFDGTMQEPKMLPARLPNILLNGTTGIAVGMATDIPPHNLREVAKAAITLIEQPKATLDELLDIVQGPDFPTEAEIITSRAEIRKIYQNGRGSVRMRAVWNKEDGAVVITALPHQVSGAKVLEQIASQMRNKKLPMVDDLRDESDHENPTRLVIVPRSNRVDMEQVMNHLFATTDLEKSYRINLNMIGLDGRPAVKNLLEILTEWLTFRRDTVRRRLNHRLEKVLKRLHILEGLLVAFLNIDEVIEIIRTEDEPKPALMSRFGISETQAEAILELKLRHLAKLEEMKIRGEQNELEKERDQLQAILASERKMNTLLKKELQADADAFGDDRRSPLHEREEAKAMNEHDMQPSEPVTIVLSQSGWVRSAKGHDIDAPGLSYKAGDSFKAAVKGKSNQPVAFIDSTGRSYAIDPITLPSARGQGEPLTGKLTLPPGATVDHMLMEADDQKLLMASDAGYGFICTFNDLVSRNRAGKALISLPDNAHVMAPLVIENESDMLLAITTAGRMLMFPVSDLPELSKGKGNKIINIPSAEAAKGEDGLAHLFLLPPQSTLTIHVGKRKIKLRPEELQKVVGERGRRGSLMRGLQRIDRVEIDSPARSTAGDSEE, from the coding sequence ATGAGCGATATGGCAGAGCGCCTCGCGCTACATGAATTCACGGAAAACGCCTACCTGAACTACTCCATGTACGTCATCATGGACAGGGCGTTGCCGTTTATCGGGGATGGCCTGAAGCCCGTTCAGCGCCGCATCGTCTATGCGATGTCCGAACTGGGGCTGAACGCCACCGCCAAGTTCAAGAAATCCGCCCGTACCGTCGGTGACGTACTGGGTAAATACCACCCGCACGGCGACAGCGCCTGTTATGAAGCGATGGTGCTGATGGCGCAGCCGTTCTCTTACCGCTACCCGCTGGTGGACGGGCAGGGGAACTGGGGTGCGCCGGACGATCCGAAATCCTTCGCGGCGATGCGTTATACCGAATCCCGTCTCTCTAAATATGCCGAAGTGCTGCTGGGCGAGCTGGGTCAGGGAACCGTTGACTGGGTGCCAAACTTCGACGGTACGATGCAGGAGCCGAAGATGCTGCCCGCGCGTCTGCCGAACATCCTGCTGAACGGTACCACCGGTATCGCGGTCGGTATGGCGACGGACATTCCGCCGCACAACCTGCGTGAAGTGGCGAAAGCCGCTATTACCCTCATCGAGCAGCCGAAAGCGACGCTCGACGAGCTGCTGGATATCGTGCAGGGGCCAGATTTCCCGACCGAAGCTGAGATCATCACCTCGCGCGCGGAAATCCGCAAAATCTACCAGAACGGTCGCGGCTCCGTGCGCATGCGCGCGGTGTGGAATAAAGAGGACGGCGCCGTGGTGATCACCGCGCTGCCGCATCAGGTTTCCGGTGCTAAAGTGCTGGAGCAGATCGCCTCCCAGATGCGCAATAAAAAGCTGCCGATGGTGGACGACCTGCGCGACGAATCGGATCATGAGAACCCGACCCGTCTGGTTATCGTGCCGCGTTCCAACCGCGTGGACATGGAGCAGGTGATGAACCACCTGTTTGCCACCACCGATCTGGAAAAAAGCTACCGCATCAACCTGAACATGATTGGCCTCGACGGACGCCCGGCGGTGAAAAATCTGCTGGAGATCCTCACCGAATGGCTGACCTTCCGCCGCGATACTGTCCGTCGTCGTCTGAACCATCGTCTGGAGAAAGTGCTTAAGCGCCTGCATATCCTCGAAGGTTTGCTGGTGGCGTTCCTCAATATCGATGAAGTGATTGAGATCATCCGTACCGAGGACGAGCCGAAGCCGGCGCTGATGTCGCGCTTTGGCATCAGCGAAACCCAGGCCGAAGCGATCCTCGAACTGAAGCTGCGCCATCTCGCCAAACTGGAAGAGATGAAGATCCGCGGCGAGCAGAACGAGCTGGAAAAAGAGCGCGATCAGCTGCAGGCGATCCTCGCGTCCGAGCGCAAGATGAACACCCTGCTTAAGAAAGAGCTGCAGGCCGATGCAGACGCCTTCGGCGACGACCGTCGTTCTCCGCTGCACGAGCGCGAAGAAGCGAAGGCGATGAACGAGCATGACATGCAGCCGTCCGAGCCGGTCACCATTGTTCTGTCGCAGAGCGGCTGGGTGCGCAGCGCCAAAGGCCACGATATCGACGCGCCGGGGCTGAGCTACAAAGCGGGCGACAGCTTCAAAGCGGCGGTGAAAGGCAAGAGCAACCAGCCGGTGGCGTTTATCGACTCCACCGGCCGCAGCTACGCCATCGACCCGATTACGCTGCCTTCCGCGCGCGGGCAGGGCGAGCCGCTCACCGGCAAGCTGACGCTGCCGCCGGGTGCGACGGTTGACCATATGCTGATGGAAGCCGATGACCAGAAGCTGCTCATGGCGTCCGATGCGGGCTACGGCTTTATCTGTACCTTCAACGATCTGGTCTCCCGTAACCGTGCCGGTAAGGCGCTGATTAGCCTGCCGGACAACGCCCACGTGATGGCGCCGCTGGTGATCGAGAACGAAAGCGACATGCTGCTGGCGATCACCACCGCCGGACGTATGCTGATGTTCCCGGTCAGCGATCTGCCGGAGCTGTCGAAAGGCAAGGGCAACAAGATCATCAACATCCCGTCGGCGGAAGCCGCGAAAGGCGAAGATGGCCTGGCGCACCTCTTCCTCCTGCCGCCGCAGAGTACGCTGACCATTCACGTCGGCAAGCGTAAGATCAAGCTGCGTCCGGAAGAGCTGCAGAAAGTGGTGGGTGAGCGCGGTCGCCGCGGCTCGCTGATGCGCGGCCTGCAGCGCATCGACCGCGTGGAGATTGACTCTCCTGCACGCAGCACCGCGGGTGACAGCGAAGAGTAA
- a CDS encoding YgiW/YdeI family stress tolerance OB fold protein, with protein MKKFAAIAAIMMMTTAPVFAAQGGFTGPSATQTQTQTQQGGFVDNNANLTTAAKVKDLKDDAWVKLRGNITERLSDDRYTFRDESGTVVVEIDHKRWNGVTVTPQDKVELQGKVDKDWNEFEIDVKQVIKLNK; from the coding sequence ATGAAAAAATTCGCTGCAATTGCTGCCATCATGATGATGACCACCGCGCCGGTCTTTGCTGCTCAGGGCGGTTTTACTGGCCCATCGGCCACACAGACCCAGACGCAAACTCAGCAGGGCGGTTTTGTCGATAACAACGCCAACCTCACCACCGCGGCAAAAGTGAAAGACCTGAAGGACGATGCCTGGGTGAAGCTGCGCGGGAACATTACCGAGCGCCTGTCCGATGACCGCTACACCTTCCGCGATGAGTCCGGCACGGTCGTAGTTGAGATTGACCACAAGCGCTGGAACGGCGTGACCGTCACTCCGCAGGATAAAGTTGAACTGCAGGGTAAAGTCGATAAAGACTGGAACGAGTTTGAAATCGACGTGAAGCAGGTTATTAAGCTGAACAAATAA
- the qseB gene encoding quorum sensing response regulator transcription factor QseB, which yields MRILLVEDDRLIGDGIKAGLSKMGFSVDWFTDGKTGQAALSSAPYDAVVLDLTLPEIDGLDILRAWRESGRSEPVLILTARDALNQRVEGLRLGADDYLCKPFALIEVGARLEALVRRSHGQARSELRHGKVTLDPTRLIATLDGEPLTLKPKEFALLELLMRNAGRVLPRKLIEEKLYTWDDDVSSNAIEVHVHHLRRKLGSEFIRTVHGIGYTLGNA from the coding sequence ATGCGTATTTTACTGGTAGAAGACGACAGGTTAATCGGCGACGGTATCAAGGCGGGGCTAAGCAAAATGGGCTTTAGCGTGGACTGGTTTACCGACGGTAAAACCGGCCAGGCCGCTCTCTCCTCTGCACCCTATGATGCCGTGGTGCTGGATCTGACGCTGCCGGAAATTGACGGTCTGGACATTCTGCGCGCGTGGCGCGAAAGCGGGCGCAGCGAGCCGGTATTAATTCTGACGGCGCGGGATGCGCTTAACCAGCGCGTCGAAGGGCTGCGTCTTGGGGCGGATGATTATCTCTGTAAGCCGTTCGCGCTGATCGAAGTGGGTGCCCGCCTCGAAGCGCTGGTCCGCCGCAGCCACGGCCAGGCGCGTAGCGAACTGCGTCACGGGAAGGTCACGCTCGATCCGACCCGTCTCATCGCCACGCTGGACGGTGAGCCGCTGACGCTCAAGCCGAAAGAGTTCGCGCTGCTGGAGCTGTTAATGCGTAACGCCGGTCGGGTGCTGCCGCGAAAGCTGATCGAGGAAAAACTCTATACCTGGGACGACGACGTCTCCAGCAACGCCATCGAGGTTCACGTCCATCATTTGCGCCGCAAGCTTGGGAGCGAGTTTATCCGCACCGTGCACGGCATCGGCTACACCCTGGGTAACGCATGA